The Pseudanabaena sp. PCC 6802 genomic interval ATAGGCACAGACATGCCTGCAAAAGCTAACATCCTGGTTTCAGAAATTGTAGATGTGGGGCTTTTGGCTGAGGGTGTAGTTCCATCTGTTGCCCATGCGCGTGCTAACCTGCTTGCACCCGACGCGAAAATATTACCCAAAGCCGCAACTGTCTACGGTATGTTAGTCGAGAGCGAAAAATTGTATGCTGAGGATCGAGTCCAAACGGCAGCAGGGTTCGATCTCAGTCCTTTCAATGACTTTTCTTCAAAATATACCTACCTACAAAACTACCTCAGCCATTTTCCCCATAGGGTTTTGAGTGAAGTCTTCGAGGTGTTTGCCTTTGATTTTTGTGGTGCATCTATTCAACCAGCAACTAAAGAAATTCAGCCCGTCATTAATGACGAAGGCAAATGTCATGCGATCGTGTTTTGGTTTCGGCTGTGGCTCGATGACGAAATTTTCATTGACACCAGCCCCATGGTCGAAGATACATGCTGGATGCAGGCAATTCAGCTATTGCCATCCCCGTTAGAGCTGGTTAAAGGTGACAGCAGCATTAAAATTTTGGCGCAGCATAATTGCAACTACATCACATTTCAAATATCGGGCTAACTTCCCAGCTTTTAAAATAGCTGAAAGTCCTGATATTGCGATGCTTTATCAGCTTAAGCAAAGGGTTATACCAGTCCCAAAAAAATTTTTTTGTATGTGATGATATGAATCGGAGATTGCGGGGGTAAGTTGTAAACACGACTGAAGAGTAACTAAATAACTGACACATTACTTACACGAAATTACAGGACGAAACCATGAAATCAGAATTCAGAGCCAAGCTACTCCAACACGTACTCAGCAAGAAAAATTCCGAAAAGGGCTTTACCCTCATCGAACTGCTAGTTGTAATCATCATCATCGGTATTCTGGCTGCGATTGCTCTACCTTCCTTCCTCAATCAATCTAACAAAGCTAAGCAATCCGAAGCTAAAACCTACGTCGGTACCCTCAACAAAGGTCAACAAGCCTACTTCACCGAAAAGAATCGCTTTGGCTCTGACATCAACATCCTGGGCGTTGGTGTCAAGACCCAAACCGAGAACTACGACTTCAACTCTGCAAATGCTGCCTATGATGCCGGCCTTCCTTCTAACAACAACGCTACCAGCACTGGCACACCCAGATCCGTAGCACTCAGAGGCTATAGTGGCATGGTGCAATTAAATGTTGTGGCTAGTACCAGCGATGTTACCAGCCTTGCTGCTCTGTGTGAAATGAATCAGGCAGGCGCAACTACACCAGTTTCTCCTACTTCAAACGCTACAGGTGGTCCTACCTGTACTGCCGGTACTCAACCAGTAGGTAACTAAGTCGCGCATCTGCTACTTAAAGTATACAAAGCATAAAGATTAAATAAATCTGTCCTATGCTAGGAGTGGGAGGGTAAAATCTTTCCACTCCTTTTAAATATGGATTTAGGAAAAGTGTGCCACGATGCAGGTATTTAAAAGTTCCGATTTCGCTGAAGTATTACCTGAAATTTGGCAGGATGCCAGGGATAGGATAGCTAGAGACTACCCTCGGATTGCTTTCCCCGTAGATAATCCCTTTGGCCAGGATGCCCATTTACTTCTGTCGATTGACTTTCCTAGCGTTGAATAAGTTCATATGAAGGCAAATAATTGGCAGCAACAGGCAAATAACTACTATGCAAGGGGAGAATATCATAAAGCTGCCCAAGCCTACGAGCAAGCAATTGCCGCAGAACCCACACAAATTTCTTACTACTGGCATCTAGGTTTGATGCAACTGTTACAGTCCCAGGAAGTAGAGGCACAAACTACCTGGCTGGAGGGTATGTCGGTAGCAGAGTCCACTTTGCCGGATGACATATCGGGTATGCTAGACTCTAAATTGGCAGAATGGAATTCTGAATTAGCCGAGGTTTTGATATCAGAAGCTACTCGACAGCAAGAAACATCTGCTTTAGATACTGCCTGGCTGTTGCGTCGTCATGTCCATGAAATTGACCCCGATAATATTAACAATCTATTCCAACTGGTAGAATTATCTATTCGTTCCAGATCGCTAACTGAGTCGGATTTTGTCGAGCTTGACGTAGTAAATGCTCTGAGAACTTGCCAGCGACCTGAAACAGTCAATCTAGATTTGCTATTGCGGGTTTTAGAACAAGCCTTTGAATATCCCCCACTTTATTCATCATTGACAGAGTTGATCGCCTTATACCCCCCTTTTATTGAAGGTACAGAGGCGATTGGGTTTCTTACAGTAGTTATTAATGGTGCGGTGAAGCTGGCATACCTTGGCAATCAAACCAGGTTGGCAATTGAAATATTAGAATTAGGCTTGCGACTAGCACCGGAGGAACTAGAGATTCTCAATCACTTAGCACCTCTATATCAAAATATTGGTGAGTACGAGCAAGGGATTTCTGCTGCTAAGCAATGTTACGAGTTATCTCACAACTTAATCGATCGCATTGTCGCCAACTACCTGTTATTGAGGGGTTTAATTGGCTCAGGTGGGAATTGGCAAGAAGCATTAGCTGTGTTGGAACGACATGAATCTTTGCTACTATCGTTAATGCAATCGAATGCCACCAAATTGGATTCTGTTACTACCCAACGACTCTATCTTACTTATTCTGTTGCCCCCTATCTCATAGATCGCCCTACCCATCTCCGTACTATTCAGAATCAAGTCTCGCAGTTATGCCAAGCAAATGTAGAAACTTACGCCAGACAACATATTCAGCGATTTCAACAATATAAAGTTAAACTGCAACCAGATCGGCAACTAAAGATCGGCTATGTTTCTCATTGCTTGCGCAGCCATTCTGTAGGATGGTTAGCACGCTGGCTAATTCTCCACCACGATCGCGATCTGTTTCGCATTCACGGTTATCTAATTGCCGACCAGCAAGTAGAGGATTCCCTTCGCGACTGGTACGTGCAGCAATTCGATCGTGCCTATCGAGCCGGTATAGATGGACCAGTAAGCAGTTTGTCAGTAGCCGAGCAAATCTATGAAGATGAGATTGATATTCTCATCGATCTTGATAGCACTACTTTGGATGGTACGTGCGAAGTTATGGCTTTAAAGCCTGCTCCGATCCAGGCAACCTGGCTAGGCTGGGATGCCTCTGGCATTCCAACCATAGACTACTTCATTGCCGATCCCTATGTATTGCCTGATAATGCACAGGATTATTACACTGAAAAGATTTGGCGCTTGCCCCGTACTTATATTGCTGTAGATGGCTTCGAGGTAGCAGTACCTGGCTTGCGCCGCGATCTACTGGAAATCCCCAATGATGCGGTAATTTACTTCAGCGCTCAAAAAGGCTACAAGCGCCATCCCGATACGGTTCGCTTGCAAATGCGTATTTTAGCAGCAGTACCCAATAGCTACTTCCTGGTCAAGGGACTGTCGGACCAGCAGGCGATTAGGGACAGTTTCTTACAAATTGCTAACGAAGAAGGAGTAACTAGCGATCGCCTCCGATTCTTACCCCCCACACCCTCTGAAGCCATTCATCGCGCTAATATGGGTATTGCCGATGTAATATTAGATACTTATCCCTATAATGGTGCGACTACTACTCTAGAAGCATTGTGGATGTGCGTACCACTAGTAACCAGAGTAGGCGAACAGTTTTTTGCTCGCTACAGCTATACAATGATGACAAATGCTGGGATCGTTGAAGGCATTGCCCATACAGATGAAGAGTATGTTGAGTGGGGGACTCGCCTCGGCTGCGATCCGGCTCTACGGCAACAGATCTCCTGGCGGTTGCGCCAATCTCGCCAAACATCACCGCTCTGGAATGGGGAGAGTTTTACTAGGGATATGGAATCTGCCTACAGACAGATGTGGTTAAAGTACCTAGAGAAACAATCGCTATCTAATTAAAAATGAGCGAGCAGATAATCCCAAGTATTCAAGCACATCAGGAGTTTCT includes:
- a CDS encoding type IV pilin-like G/H family protein — encoded protein: MKSEFRAKLLQHVLSKKNSEKGFTLIELLVVIIIIGILAAIALPSFLNQSNKAKQSEAKTYVGTLNKGQQAYFTEKNRFGSDINILGVGVKTQTENYDFNSANAAYDAGLPSNNNATSTGTPRSVALRGYSGMVQLNVVASTSDVTSLAALCEMNQAGATTPVSPTSNATGGPTCTAGTQPVGN
- a CDS encoding tetratricopeptide repeat protein, giving the protein MKANNWQQQANNYYARGEYHKAAQAYEQAIAAEPTQISYYWHLGLMQLLQSQEVEAQTTWLEGMSVAESTLPDDISGMLDSKLAEWNSELAEVLISEATRQQETSALDTAWLLRRHVHEIDPDNINNLFQLVELSIRSRSLTESDFVELDVVNALRTCQRPETVNLDLLLRVLEQAFEYPPLYSSLTELIALYPPFIEGTEAIGFLTVVINGAVKLAYLGNQTRLAIEILELGLRLAPEELEILNHLAPLYQNIGEYEQGISAAKQCYELSHNLIDRIVANYLLLRGLIGSGGNWQEALAVLERHESLLLSLMQSNATKLDSVTTQRLYLTYSVAPYLIDRPTHLRTIQNQVSQLCQANVETYARQHIQRFQQYKVKLQPDRQLKIGYVSHCLRSHSVGWLARWLILHHDRDLFRIHGYLIADQQVEDSLRDWYVQQFDRAYRAGIDGPVSSLSVAEQIYEDEIDILIDLDSTTLDGTCEVMALKPAPIQATWLGWDASGIPTIDYFIADPYVLPDNAQDYYTEKIWRLPRTYIAVDGFEVAVPGLRRDLLEIPNDAVIYFSAQKGYKRHPDTVRLQMRILAAVPNSYFLVKGLSDQQAIRDSFLQIANEEGVTSDRLRFLPPTPSEAIHRANMGIADVILDTYPYNGATTTLEALWMCVPLVTRVGEQFFARYSYTMMTNAGIVEGIAHTDEEYVEWGTRLGCDPALRQQISWRLRQSRQTSPLWNGESFTRDMESAYRQMWLKYLEKQSLSN